The Acidobacteriota bacterium DNA window GGGTACGTCAGCAGCTCGTTGTGGTTGAGCTTGACGATGTAGGGAATGCGGTGGGCGAAACGACGGGAGGTGGCCCCCAGAACGCCGAACGTGGAAGCCACCGCGTTGCAGCCTCCCTCGATGGCCAGCTCCACGATTCCCGCGGGATCGAAGTACCGGGGATTGGGGGCGAATGAGGCCGCGCCTGAGTGCTCGATTCCCTGGTCCACCGGCAGGATGGATACATAGCCGGTGCCGCCCAGCCGGCCGTGGTCGAACAGTGACTGGAGGTTGCGCAGCACTTGGGGAGAGCGGTCGGTGCTGGCCATAACCCGGTCCACGAAGTCGGGGCCGGGAAGGCTCAAATCCTCGCGGGGAATGGTCTTGGATTCATGGGATAAGAGCGATTCAGCCTCGTCGCCCAACAGTCCTTCGATGTCCACGATCGCCTACTCCTTCGAACAAACTGCCGACTGTTCTCACCTTACCGGCGGACAGAATCCCTCAGGGGCATCCCCAGGGGTATTTCGCTAACGAAGAGCTTCCAAACGCTCGGCCACGTCCACGTAGAGCTCGTCTTGGTCGCGGAGCCAGCCGAACAGCTCCCGAGCCCGGGGTATTTCGCCGGCCCGCTCGCACAGATCGGCTAGCGCGTAGGCTTGGCGGAGGTGGTGCTCTTTGGCCCGCCGGGGCAGCTGGAAATCAACGGACAGCAGGCGAACGGCCTCGGTCAGCTCCCCCCGGTCGCCCAGTGCGCCGGCGGCAACGATTCGGCCCTCGGCCAGCACTGCGGAACTCTCCCCCGAGGCCCGCAGCTCGG harbors:
- a CDS encoding class I fructose-bisphosphate aldolase; the protein is MVDIEGLLGDEAESLLSHESKTIPREDLSLPGPDFVDRVMASTDRSPQVLRNLQSLFDHGRLGGTGYVSILPVDQGIEHSGAASFAPNPRYFDPAGIVELAIEGGCNAVASTFGVLGATSRRFAHRIPYIVKLNHNELLTYPNKFDQVMFGSVDQAYDLGAAGVGATIYFGSEEATRQIQEVAEAFHRAHELGLFTVLWCYLRNSEFKVDGTDYHAAADLTGQANHIGVTIEADIIKQKLPENNGGYTALGFGKTHKLVYDELTTDHPIDLTRWQVANCYMGR